One Cicer arietinum cultivar CDC Frontier isolate Library 1 chromosome 8, Cicar.CDCFrontier_v2.0, whole genome shotgun sequence DNA segment encodes these proteins:
- the LOC101491418 gene encoding LOW QUALITY PROTEIN: UDP-glycosyltransferase 72E1 (The sequence of the model RefSeq protein was modified relative to this genomic sequence to represent the inferred CDS: deleted 2 bases in 1 codon), whose translation MVSPKTHVVLLASPGMGHLIPTIELGKRLTTHHNLNATVFVVTTDHSSDTRTSNILQQTSNLNIVLVPSIDVSDKLPPKPSLVARIILTLIESLPFIRSQIQSMELPPSSLIVDIFGTVALPMARDLHMSTYVFFATSAWFSAVTIYLPFIDEEALSRHANDHEPLFIPGCEPVRFEDTLETFVSPYGPTHEGFVNTVKNILTADGILMNTWHDLEPKTIKAVSEQGILGRFTKGSVYSVGPLVRTVEPELKREENGNLILSWLDRQPAESVIYLSFGSGGTMSERQMRELAYGLELSQQRFVWVVRRPIEGDASAAFFERVDGSAVVDYLPEGFMTRTKEVGLCIPMWAPQAEILKHPSIGGFVTHCGWNSTLESILSGVPMVAWPLYAEQKMNAAMLSEKIGVAARVVAEEDGIVXXXXXKIAEVIRRVMVDEEGIVMREKVKECKLSGEKALSVFGSSHESLCEMTKEFELHLHDSEAKARGA comes from the exons ATGGTGTCCCCAAAAACTCATGTTGTCCTTCTAGCTAGTCCTGGCATGGGACACCTTATTCCCACTATTGAATTAGGTAAACGTCTCACCACTCACCATAACTTAAACGCCACCGTTTTTGTTGTCACCACCGATCATTCCTCAGACACAAGAACATCAAATATACTTCAACAAACATCCAACCTCAACATCGTTCTTGTACCTTCCATCGATGTCTCCGATAAACTTCCACCAAAACCATCCTTAGTTGCACGAATTATTTTAACTTTGATTGAATCTCTTCCTTTTATTCGCTCTCAAATCCAATCCATGGAGCTTCCTCCTTCATCTCTTATTGTCGACATCTTCGGTACTGTAGCTTTACCCATGGCACGTGATCTTCACATGTCAACCTATGTTTTCTTCGCAACTAGCGCTTGGTTCTCTGCTGTTACTATTTACCTTCCTTTCATCGACGAGGAAGCGTTATCAAGACATGCCAATGATCATGAACCGCTTTTTATTCCTGGTTGTGAACCGGTTCGGTTTGAGGATACACTCGAAACGTTTGTTTCACCGTATGGGCCTACTCACGAAGGTTTCGTTAACACCGTAAAGAATATATTAACGGCTGATGGGATTTTGATGAACACGTGGCATGATCTGGAGCCAAAAACTATTAAGGCGGTTAGTGAACAGGGGATTTTAGGACGGTTTACAAAAGGGTCAGTTTATTCGGTTGGACCACTTGTGAGAACAGTTGAACCGGAATTGAAGCGGGAGGAGAATGGGAATTTGATTTTAAGTTGGCTTGACCGGCAACCGGCTGAGTCGGTGATTTATTTGTCTTTTGGGAGTGGTGGGACGATGTCAGAGCGTCAAATGAGGGAATTGGCTTACGGGTTAGAGCTGAGTCAGCAGAGGTTTGTTTGGGTGGTGCGGCGGCCTATTGAAGGTGATGCATCTGCGGCATTTTTCGAGCGCGTAGATGGATCAGCGGTTGTGGATTACTTGCCTGAGGGGTTTATGACGAGGACAAAAGAGGTTGGGCTTTGTATCCCCATGTGGGCCCCACAGGCTGAGATTTTGAAACATCCTTCGATAGGTGGTTTTGTGACGCATTGCGGTTGGAATTCTACTCTTGAGAGTATCCTTAGTGGAGTTCCGATGGTAGCGTGGCCGCTTTATGCGGAACAAAAGATGAATGCCGCTATGTTGTCGGAGAAGATTGGGGTGGCGGCGCGGGTGGTGGCGGAAGAGGATGGAATTGTT NNNNNNNNNNNNNNAAAAATTGCGGAGGTGATTAGAAGAGTGATGGTGGATGAAGAAGGTATAGTGATGAGGGAGAAAGTTAAGGAGTGTAAGTTAAGCGGAGAGAAAGCATTGTCTGTGTTTGGTTCTTCTCATGAATCGCTTTGTGAGATGACAAAAGAATTTGAACTTCATCTCCATGATTCTGAGGCAAAAGCTCGGGGTGCATAA